TGCTAGTTGTGGTTTATGTATCTGTTTGATAGGAGACCACAAATGGTCTTCTGGCTAGTACCCTCTGCTAGTTGTGGTTTATGTATCTGTTTGATAGGAGACCACAAATGGTCTTCTGGCTAGTACCCTCTGCTAGTTGTGGTTTATGTATCTGTTTGATAGGAGACCACAAATGGTCTTCTGGCTAGTACCCTCTGCTAGTTGTGGTTTATGTATCTGTTTGATAGAAGACCACAAATGGTCTTCTGGCTAGTACCCTCTGCTAGTTGTGGTTTATGTATCTGTTTGATAGGAGACCACAAATGGTCTTCTGGCTAGTACCCTCTGCTAGTTGTGGTTTATGTATCTGTTTGATAGGAGACCACAAATGGTCTTCTGGCTAGTACCCTCTGCTAGTTGTGGTTTATGTATCTGTTTGATAGGAGACCACAAATGGTCTTCTGGCTAGTACCCTCTGCTAGTTGTGGTTTATGTATCGGTTGCCTGGAGTAACTACGTATTTTAAATTGTCAAATCAAAAGGTCCTAACAAGGTGGTCAGTCAGTATGACATGATGCTCCAAGACTAGCTACTAGCTCTTCTCCTTCACCTTGTTCTTCTTGTTGGCCAGATTAATCCTCAGCAGTCCCATGCCGCGCAGCACAAACTTCATGGAGGTCAGGAGGTTATCCAGCACTGCAGCCTGTGAAGGGAGGGAGTTTGAGTTTTATTTCGGTATACATGGCAGCCAAAATATGAAGTGTGAATACATCAAGTAAATCAATAAATGTTCACTAATCGAGAAAGTTCAGTAGTCTGATGGAATCACTCATGGAGGGCTCAGTTTAAATACTTTGGATGGtgagccagagagggagggagagagaggggtgactaTTGAGCACTGGGACTGGGCTATTCTTCACAACACTGCAGATAGAACAAAAATAATGATTCCCTATTCTACCAGACAGATATTCATGCCTGTTCTATGTGAATGTAAAATGTTCAAACATCCACCTTTACAGACCCCTAGCCAAGGACTGTACACAGTAAAAAAAACATGGTTTGAACAGTATACAGCTACCATTAACCACACCTAAGCTCTTGTACCTCCATGGTCTGATTGGGAGGAGGTAGAATCACCTTTCCCAAACCCCAGCTCCCATACCATACATCCAGACGCAACAACTCCCTCCCTAATCTCCCAAGTGGAGTCACTATCAGCTACATCAGTGCCCTGTCCAGCCAAAACACTATTCGATTAAGCATCAGTAAGAGCATTTTCTTACAGAATGGAAGCACACAGTATTAACGGAGGGCAGTATGCATTGATCATGGTATCGTGACTGTTGAATACAGCCTTTTAAGCCAACAACATAACAGGCTATGGACCTGTCTGGGTTCTTTAGAATAGTGAGAATGTAGTGTAACAAAGCCAAGAATCCCctttaaagaaaaaaaacagagatTCTCaaatgtgttgtgacaaggagGGTAGTGTACACAGCACCTTGAAGCTAATAAGCTCTGGCTTGGAGAAGCCATGACTGTGGATGATCTTCATCTGCTTGACCATGGTACTCTTACCACTCTCTGTAGCACCTGGAACAAAGTAGTCATCACATCAGTGCAATCTAATGGGAACTTAAATCACAAAACACATTAAATATATTCTGCAGTGACATGGTTGGCCATATTTGTGATTTGcaaccaacctggtctcagagcatttagtATTTTTCTGTACATACATCCGAGACAAACcgcatttagtatgatatgttgcgtttcgtatggtatgtattcatttgtggatgcctatcacccatttcgtatgatatgttaagaaTGACAATTTCTATTACATGTTATGAATTCATAAAAAGCATGTAATATGTTAGGAATCTGCAAAACATTTGATATGTTATCAATTCCAGGTAGGTGGCTAAggttagctagctcgctaacgttagagttaagtttaggaattaggttaaagggttagaggaagtgttaggggaagggttagctagctcgctaacgTTATAGTTACGTTTAGgaattaggttaaagggttaggggaagggttagctagctcgctaacgTTAGAGTTACGTTTAGgaattaggttaaagggttaggggaagggttagctagctcgctaacgttagagttaagtttaggaattagggttaagggaagtgttaggggaagggttagctaacatgctagttAGTTGCAAAGTATCAAGTAGTTCAAAAGTTGacaattagctaaaatgctaaagttgtacATGCTGAGATTCTAAATGATCTATCAACCGTTTGCAttataaggttagggttaagtttaggagttaggttaaagggttaaggttaggcaaaTGGGTAGCtaaaatggttaaggtcaggtcagtggtggaaaaatacCCAAcgttcatacttgagtaaaagtaaagataacttaatagaaaatgactcaaatgactcaagagtatttggttttaaataggCTTAATtatcaaaaaaataaatgtaattgctgTAACTATTTGGGTGACCTGGCCAAATTCACACTGTAGAAATATGAGTTATAGTTCTATTACTCTACTTGAACGCAAGTCTAAGAagaggtagatctgttctatgtgcgcaaTTTCTTTTGCGTCTTCAAAagattatggaaaatatatttcacaaggGTTTAGATGGTtgaatgattctctacactagagcAGCTTATTTTgttacaaactgaaattaggcaaactacacaaatacaaaaaaacacaacaaagtgttggtgccatgtttcatgagctgaagtaaaagatcccagaaatgttccatatacacaaaaagcttatttctatcGAATTTagtacatccctgttaatgagcatgtctcctttgccaagataatccatccacctgacagatgtggcatatcaagaagctgattaaacagcatcattacacaggttccccttgtgctggggacaatacaatgccacaaaaaaaaaaggtgcagttttgacacacaacaatgccacagatgtcgcaagttgaggggaaaggggggatatttagtcagttgtccaacaatgtattcaactgaaatatgtcttccacatttaacccaaccactctgaatcagagaggtgtgtgggGCTGCCATAATCGTCAACGTCTTTGGCacacagggaacagtgggttaactgccttgctcagggggagaacgacagattttttaccttgacagcttatggactcgatccagcaaccttccggttactggcccaacgctctaaccacaagccATCCAATTGGGAGGGagcgtgaaattggcatgctgactgcaggaatgtccaccagagctgttgccagagaatgtaatggtaatttctctaccataagccgcctcctaCAATGttttaagagaatttggcagtatgtccacctggcctcacaactgcagaccacgtgtaaccacgccaggccaggacttccacatccagcttcttcacctgcgggatcgtctgagaccagccacccggacaactgATTAATTTGTAGGTTTGAACAATCTATGGATTTCTGCACTAACTgccagaaactgtctcagggaagctcaacAGCATGCTCATCGCCCTCAccggggtcttgacctgactgcaggtcAGCACCGTAAcctacttcagtgggcaaatgctcaccttcgatggccactggcacaatGGAATTGTGTGCTTTTCACGGATGAAtcacagtttcaactgtaccgggcagatggcagacagtgtgtatggcgttgtgtgggtgagcagtttgcaGTTGTCAACGTTGGGAACAGAGTGCCCCGgtggtgggattatggtatgggcagtcataagctatggacaacaaacatgATTGCAATttaatcgatggcaatttgaatgtgaagagatcccgaggcccattgtcatACCATTtgtccgctgccatcacctcatgtttcaacatgataatgcatggccccatgtagCAAGGATCTttacacaatttctggaagctgaaaatgactcagttcttccatggcctgcatactcaccagaaatgtcacccattgagcttgtttgtgatgctctggatcaacagcATGTTCATGTTTCCaccaatattcagcaacttcgcacagccattgaaggggagtgggacaacattccacaatcaacagcctgatcaactctaagcACTGCATGATTATGTCTCAACCGCactgtgtcgcactgcatgaggaaaatgatgatcacaccagatactgactggttctgatccacacccctacctttctTTAAGGTATCCGTGACCAATggctgcatatctgtattcccagtcatgtgaaatccatagattagggcctaatgaatttatttaaattgactgatttccttatatgaactgtaactcagtaaaatctttgaaatggtttcatatcacattcatatttttgttcaatgtattaGAGTTTTAGCAACCAATGGCAGGGCTATTTCTGCAGTGTAACTAAGTatcaaatgtataaataattttaaattcCTCATATTAAGCAAACACAGCACCAACACTTATACATTTACAaataaagcatgtgtgtttagtccaccagatcagagcaggagatgaccagggatgttctcttgatatgcGTGTGAATTGGACACTTTTCTTGTCCTGCTAAACATTCGAaacgtaacgagtacttttgggtgtcagggaacatGTACggggtaaaaagtacattattttctttaggaatgtagtggagtaaaagttgtccaaaatataaatagtaaagtacagataccacaaacTAAAGCAGTAGGGCCTACTTTAAAGTATATtttcttaagtactttacataattgggaagggttagctaacatgctaagtagttgcaaagtagataAAGTAGTTCAAAGGTAGCCTAAATTATAATTATCCACTGTGTTtctagaaatgtgtgttataccCACCCAACCAAACTCCTTTCAATTTGGcattaagtaaccatctgtctcaAGTAACCATACCAAAGATAACATATCATACTTACGGGTCTCGGATTTCCATACATAATAATACGAAATTGTGTGAGACACGGTTGTTGCAACACATACACCTCGCACGCACACAAACTTACCAAGTAGCAATATTTTGATCACGTTCACCTCAAGCTTGGCTTGTTCAAACAAATCTCGTTCTATATTAGAGCTTTGAATTTTCGCCCTTTTCTCATCCTCAGTAACGTCGGGTACGGGGTGAATGCAAATTGATCTCACGCACATCTAGGTTTGAAAAGTAAACTTTAGTCgaagatacagtatgttctattAGAATGTCGCATAACGACTGTCCGGAGATGTTTGcttgaaaaacaaatgagggGTACACGttaacacaaacaaaaacaacattttGATATACCTGCAGAGGGGCTGGCAGAATATTGAAAAAGCGGAACATCTTTGCGGTAAAGTTTGCTACTAACTGGGGCTGAAAATTCAACACGCGATAAAGATAAATTAGGTAAACCTCAAGAACATTGAATATGTCCAATTAATTTCTATAGATTATACTACTCACTGGTCAAATCTTGCCGCTAAACAGATAACACCTGTGGATTATTAGTGGAGAAGACCCGTGCTCATATCATGAAGATACCAATCACGAGCGCGAGACTGAAGCAGAATTTAATTAAAGCCTACAATACCTATTACAGTGTTCTATAAACTAAGTTGATCGCTTTATTTAAACAAACACATGCATAGTGCTTTATAATACATTACGTGCTCTTGTAAACAAAccactatatagcctcaacatggttaaaactagaaTGTTTACATCatagatggtcagtccttgcatccatagctgtcTATGATTTTGAGTGGTAACAGTTTTGTTATTGTTTGTGCTGATTGCCACTGTAACGCCTCGATCACACGGATATAATGTTTGTGGTTTGGGACACCATACGTACATTAATTTACAATGGAACTGTGTGTTTTACCTTGGAGCATTGCgttgcagtgtgttctgtgtggtgcatacatTGGATTTGTCGAACATATGCATCAAATTGTATGCGTAGACGGTTTGAAATGGTAGCAGGTGAATATAGAATTTTTGTTGGacacatccagatgatgctgcgtaccatTTTTCGCAAACACGATGTAGGTGTGATCGAGGTGTAACAACGAATTACAGTAGGTGTGATCCAGGCGTAAAGGCAAACACTCTACGCAGTGTGCCAATAGAAACGGTGTAAATTGTAACCTGACTCATATAGCGAGGATCGCTACTCCAACCCctcacatgtccaggcccgtgaGCTCCGATGACCTCACAGCcgccatcccacttctgacaccaatgtagcaGACATTGGTCTCAGACTGGCGTGAAACCCTATGCATTGCGTCAATAGGGTTAACTGAATTGGTGGGAATTGTAAAGTGGCTCATATAGCAGGATCGCTACAGTATAAGGCCTAATGTGTCTAAAAACTATATTGTCTGTGTTTCCAAACAAGTATGGCTATAATAATACATTATAGCCTTATAACTCATTATAGTTCATTATCAATAAAAACATCATACAGAGTTTATCACCACTTCTGAGTTATTCCCTTTCCCTTCCCCATTATAGAtgcttacactgagtgtacaaaacattaggaacacctgctctttcatgACACAcactaaccaggtgaatccaggtgaaagctatgatcccttattgatgtcacttgttaaatccacttcagtaaGTGTAGATGAAGttgaggagacgggttaaagaatgatttgtaTGCCTTGAGACAATGGAGACATGGATGGTGTATATGTGCcgttcagaaggtgaatgggcaagacaaaatattgaagtgacttggaacgggtatggtagtaggtgccaggcacaccggtttgagtgggtcaagaactgcaatgctgccggggtttttcacactcaagttttccgtgtgcatcaagaatggtccaccacccaaaggacatccagccaacttgacacaactgtgggaagcgttggagtcaacatgggccagcatccctgtggaacgctttcaacacctagagtccatgccccaacgaattgaggctgttctgagggcaaaaggggttgcAACAAGATATAGGAgggtaatgttttgtacactcagtgtatagtcaGTGTCATAACACATTATAAAGGATATTATAATATAAAGCATTGTACAAATGTTGTCCTACTTCATAGAAAGTGTTAATTCTCCACTGTATATTCAATATATCACTTTTCTGTATGAGGAATGAGGATATACTGCACACTAATTAGGCTCTGGCTAATAAAAAATGGTCAAAGTAATGAACTGACATTTCCTGACTTTGTAGTGTGAAGTGATTGATAGATGCAATTTGACCCTAATTTAGGCTGATCAAAGGTTCACTTATCTGTCCAACACATGACCTCATACTCTTTAATGAATGATAATTATTACCTTTATAATGCCTTTGCCTATAAAGATTGCTTTACTCAAACTATCTTCAAGTATTTTGCTCATTAGTCCACTGTAGATATGGTGCAAGACCCTAAGTTGTCAAGATAGAGCACTTTTAGTAAAATGCTAAAAGTGTGATGATGCAAATCACACCATCACACTTTTATTTTTATCTAAAGTTCTCTATCTTGAAAACGtatggctctattcaatctgtattgcAGAAGCGTTACAGATTGCCGGATCGAAATTCacaggtaatttccgattgagccaacATATGCAGCCAACATATGCAGCCAACATATGCAGCCAACATATGCAGCCAACATATGCAGCCAACATATGCAGCCAACATATGCAGCTTGTATGAATGCAGCTTGtatgaatgcagtctctgctaacccgtgaacattgcctttaaattgcaaCCACGCTGTAACACTGAATTTCAGTGATACTGATTGAATAGAGACCTTAACTGCTGATATGCATGGTCTAattaacaaaatacaaaaaaatatatattttttgtggtaAATCGATCCTTTAAGAACAACGAGGCAGCGAAAAGTATTGCCCTAACACACCTTCTATTAGTAAAATCAGTTTTTAAAATAAGGAGACAAGGTCAAGATGACCAACACAGTTTTTTAGATGGAGTTGTTATTATTGACAATGATAATATACTGTACCAAATTCCACAGCTTTGTCATTTTAGGAGATCAGAGTTGTCAATAACATACATAGGAGATCACTGTAGCCTATACAGTACATTGAATACATTCCAACTTTATAGACAGACAATATTTGATATGCTTTTAAAACATATGAAACCAACCAGAGTTTATGTCGAGGTGGTCTGACTGAAAAATATACATGTATgaaaaatatagtattttaatcCGATGAACGTTTTGAACTGGTGGTATCTTCTCCAGAAGGTTTGATTAAGACTTTTGATCATATGACAGTAAAAGGTCATTAGTTTATCTAGTTAACAGCACcgttcatattcatcatctcctaGCGTTTAAAATCATTTGCCATTAAAGCATCTGGTTAAAACTCAGTTCAGTGCTCTACCAGAATGTACAAGGATAAGTCGTGTCTTTACAGAGGAAGAGGGACCTGCTGTGGTTTAAAACTCAGTTCAGTGCTCTACCAGAATATACAAGGATAAGTCGTGTCTTTTACAGAGGAAGAGGGACCTGCTGTGGTTAAAAACTCAGTTCAGTGCTCTACCAGAATATACAAGGATAAGTCGTGTCTTTTACAGAGGAAGAGGGACCTGCTGTGGTTAAAACTCAGTTCAGTGCTCTACCAGAATATACAAGGATAAGTCGTGTCTTTACAGAGGAAGAGGGACCTGCTGTGGTTAAAACTCAGTTCAGTGCTCTACCAGAATATACAAGGATAAGTCGTGTCTTTACAGAGGAAGAGGGACCTGCTGTGGTTAAAACTCAGTTCAGTGCTCTACCAGAATATACAAGGATAAGTCGTGTCTTTTACAGAGGAAGAGTGACCTGCTGTGGTTAAAACAAGTACTGCGCCTCAAAGGTTGGACAATGGGTCCTGGAATAATAGTTTGCATTGTTATAGTGGAGAACCGTTCTATCTATATTCTAGATTCATTCTATAACATAGAACAGTTCCAGTCAGTACGTTCTGGTAGTATTATCTACATGAGGTCCCATAGGTTGGCCCATCTACACAAAAGGTGCTATATAGAACCGAaaaaggttcttcagctgtccccataggataaccctttgaagtaccctttttggttccaggtagaaacttTTTGGGTTGACAAAACGGTTCTACCTGGACTCaaaatggaaccaaaaagggttctacttggaaccaaaagggttctcctacgggcACAGCCAAATaagccttttggaaccctttttttctaagagtgtaatatTCATTCCGTTTCTCTTCTAGAACTGATTAAAACTGTCCGAAAGCTGAGGGTAGTCTCTGATAGAAAGCTGAGGGTAGTCTCTGATAGAAAGCTGAGGGTAGTCTCTGATAGAAGCTGAGGGTAGTCTCTGATAGAAAGCTGAGGGTAGTCTCTGATAGAAAGCTGAGGGTAGTCTCTGGTAGAAAGCTGAGGGTAGTCTCTGGTGAGAAAGCTGAAGGGTAGGTCTCTGATAGAAGCTGAGGGTAGTCTCTGAATAGAAAGCTGAGGGTAGTCTCTGATAGAAAGCTGAGGGTAGTCTCTGATAGAAAGCTTGAATCATTAATGACCTCAGCTTTTCCCAAGGTAAAATCGACCAATAGGCTCTCACAGAGATGGTACATTTTCAAACCCACACCTGAACACCTCTAGTGGTTTCAACATCTTCCAGAGAGTTCTCCTGGTTAATATTAAtttataatacatacatacagtacatatata
This genomic stretch from Oncorhynchus kisutch isolate 150728-3 unplaced genomic scaffold, Okis_V2 scaffold2229, whole genome shotgun sequence harbors:
- the LOC116369551 gene encoding guanine nucleotide-binding protein G(o) subunit alpha-like isoform X2 is translated as MFRFFNILPAPLQMCVRSICIHPVPDVTEDEKRAKIQSSNIERDLFEQAKLEVNVIKILLLGATESGKSTMVKQMKIIHSHGFSKPELISFKAAVLDNLLTSMKFVLRGMGLLRINLANKKNKAHARSVLSCGQCFGEDGELLPFVALSFCALWADQGVRAAAARGYEFQLNDSAL
- the LOC116369551 gene encoding guanine nucleotide-binding protein G(o) subunit alpha-like isoform X1, with product MFRFFNILPAPLQMCVRSICIHPVPDVTEDEKRAKIQSSNIERDLFEQAKLEVNVIKILLLGATESGKSTMVKQMKIIHSHGFSKPELISFKAAVLDNLLTSMKFVLRGMGLLRINLANKKNKAHARSVLSCGQCFGEDGELLPFVALSFCALWADQGVRAAAARGYEFQLNDSALYFFDNISRIISPRYIPTEADVLRVRVRTSGIIETQFPVNHMVFR